A DNA window from Zingiber officinale cultivar Zhangliang chromosome 3A, Zo_v1.1, whole genome shotgun sequence contains the following coding sequences:
- the LOC122052161 gene encoding PHD finger protein ALFIN-LIKE 1-like, translating into MDLGSAPRTVEDIFKDYSGRRAGIVRALTHDVDEFYAQCDPDRENLCLYGHSNDSWEVNLPAEEVPPELPEPALGINFARDGMERRDWLSLIALHSDSWLLSVAFYLGARLNRNDRKRLFSMINEHPTVFEVVSDRRQSREKSGIDSGSKSKLSKRSSDGPIKSNSKIANEGSYDEDDDEHSETLCGACGGSYSADEFWIACDVCERWFHGKCVKVTPAKAESIKQYKCPRCSSKKARQ; encoded by the exons atggATCTCGGCTCCGCCCCCCGCACCGTCGAGGACATCTTCAAGGACTACAGCGGCCGCCGCGCCGGCATCGTCCGAGCTCTGACCCACG ATGTCGACGAGTTCTACGCCCAATGCGATCCTG ATAGGGAGAATTTGTGCCTGTACGGGCATTCCAACGACTCGTGGGAGGTGAACCTCCCGGCGGAAGAGGTCCCTCCGGAGCTTCCAGAGCCGGCTCTTGGCATCAACTTCGCTAGGGACGGGATGGAGCGTAGGGACTGGCTCTCGCTCATCGCCCTGCACAGCGATTCCTGGCTCTTGTCTGTTGCCTTCTATCTTGGGGCGCGCCTCAACCGGAACGATAG GAAACGCTTGTTCAGCATGATCAATGAACATCCGACTGTCTTCGAAGTAGTGTCCGACAGGCGGCAATCAAGAGAAAAGTCTGGTATTGACAGTGGTAGTAAATCTAAACTCTCAAAG AGATCGAGTGATGGACCGATAAAAAGCAACTCAAAGATAGCTAATGAGGGCAGCTacgatgaagatgatgatgaacacAGCGAAACCCTTTGTGGTGCATGTGGTGGAAGTTACAGTGCAGACGAGTTTTGGATTGCATGCGATGTATGTGAAAGGTGGTTTCATGGCAAGTGTGTGAAGGTAACTCCTGCCAAAGCCGAGAGCATAAAGCAATACAAGTGCCCCCGTTGCAGTTCAAAGAAAGCAAGGCAGTGA
- the LOC122052160 gene encoding transcription factor bHLH140-like: MPGDPTIHHTSDLRGSDGASEGASSLVVILVGAPGSGKSTFCDDVMAAARRPWVRVCQDVVANGKQGTKSQCITSASAALEEGKSVFIDRCNLEQEQRADFVRLRKVQVDVHAVVLDLPAQLCISRSVKRTGHEGKLQGGRAAMVVNRMLQKKELPNLTEGFSRITFCQNESDVKEAVKTYSQLGPSDILSAGVFGQKNKEAKVQLGIMKFLKKIDKPDFDASGKDSTPVGNLPHDTASIQTSVTSTCSMELEKNKEDLRNSNSKCPSQRSLIGDSSMDFVHTLAFPSISTADFQFDLKLASEIIVDCVSDFLQRFDNIRLVLVDLSEKSKILSLVRERSANKHIDSSKFFTFVGDITQLHTRGNLRCNVIANAANWRLKPGGGGVNAAIFKVAGESLQIATKKCADILSPGSSVVVPLPSNSPLHSRERVTHVIHVVGPNMNPQRPNCLNNDYVEGCKVLRNAYSSLFANFASILENQSKTDSKRHVSAISSTHVEGTTITSSPDSDQMAKQEAQSNPDRNKKSKVFATSGASKDKSIVMNDNHGHTPCNENTGNLMSSASLGDAVDENRRHAKVTKRSWGAWAQALHEIALNPEKHQNVVMEKSDDYVVLNDMYPKAKKHVLVVSRLQGLDSLSDVRKEHLSLLKTMHSAGLKWTRMFLKEDASLMFRLGYHVVPSMRQLHLHVISQDFDSPRLQNKKHWNSFNTSFFRDSTDLIQEIEKHGVANINDDESLLKMELRCHRCRSAHPNIPRLKSHIALCKASLPASLLDNDRLVSASPKG; encoded by the exons ATGCCGGGCGATCCGACCATCCACCACACTTCCGATCTCCGAGGCAGCGACGGGGCATCGGAGGGGGCCAGTTCCCTCGTTGTCATCCTGGTGGGCGCCCCTGGGAGCGGCAAGTCCACCTTCTGCGACGACGTCATGGCCGCCGCGCGCCGCCCCTGGGTCCGCGTCTGCCAA GATGTCGTTGCAAATGGTAAGCAGGGGACAAAGTCACAGTGCATAACGAGTGCATCTGCTGCACTAGAAGAGGGTAAGAGTGTATTTATTGACAGGTGTAACCTTGAACAAGAGCAACGAGCTGATTTTGTTAGACTTCGTAAAGTGCAAGTAGATGTGCACGCAGTTGTTCTTGATCTTCCTGCCCAGCTGTGCATTTCACGTTCAGTAAAACGGACTGGGCATGAGGGAAAGCTACAAGGTGGAAGAGCTGCTATGGTTGTCAACCGTATGTTACAAAAGAAAGAGTTACCAAATCTAACTGAAGGTTTCTCTCGAATTACATTTTGTCAAAATGAAAGTGATGTCAAAGAGGCTGTTAAAACATACAGTCAACTTGGCCCATCAGATATCCTTTCAGCTGGAGTTTTTGGACAGAAAAATAAGGAAGCAAAAGTCCAGCTTGGGATAATGAAGTTTTTGAAGAAAATTGATAAACCAGATTTTGATGCCTCAGGCAAAGATTCAACACCTGTTGGAAATCTCCCCCATGATACTGCTTCGATTCAAACTTCTGTTACTAGTACATGCTCAATGGAActagaaaaaaataaagaggacctgagaaattcaaattcaaaatgccCGTCGCAGAGATCTCTCATTGGTGATAGTTCCATGGACTTTGTTCATACTCTAGCTTTCCCATCCATCTCGACAGCTGATTTTCAGTTTGACCTTAAGTTGGCTTCTGAAATCATAGTTGACTGTGTTTCTGATTTCTTGCAAAGATTTGACAATATTAGGCTTGTTCTTGTCGACCTCAGTGAAAAATCAAAGATTTTGTCCTTGGTTAGAGAAAGGTCTGCAAATAAACACATTGACTCAAGTAAGTTCTTCACATTCGTTGGAGATATCACACAGCTGCATACAAGAGGAAACTTGAGATGCAATGTAATAGCCAATGCTGCCAACtg GCGGCTGAAACCTGGTGGTGGAGGTGTCAATGCAGCAATATTTAAAGTAGCTGGGGAATCCCTTCAAATTGCAACAAAGAAATGTGCTGACATTCTCAGTCCTGGAAGCTCTGTAGTTGTTCCTCTTCCATCTAACTCGCCACTCCACTCAAGAGAAAGGGTGACTCATGTAATTCATGTTGTTGGTCCAAACATGAATCCACAAAGGCCGAATTGTCTGAACAATGACTATGTTGAAGGTTGCAAAGTACTCCGTAATGCTTATTCATCACTTTTCGCAAACTTCGCTTCCATATTGGAGAACCAAAGCAAGACCGATAGCAAGCGACATGTGAGTGCAATTTCTAGTACTCATGTGGAAGGAACTACCATCACATCCTCTCCAGATAGCGATCAAATGGCCAAGCAAGAAGCCCAATCTAATCCTGACAGAAACAAAAAATCAAAGGTTTTTGCAACTAGTGGTGCTTCCAAGGACAAAAGTATTGTCATGAATGATAATCATGGTCATACTCCATGCAATGAAAACACTGGCAACTTAATGAGCAGTGCTTCTCTAGGTGACGCGGTGGACGAGAACAGAAGGCATGCCAAAGTTACAAAAAGGTCTTGGGGTGCTTGGGCACAAGCACTTCATGAAATTGCCCTGAACCCCGAGAAGCACCAGAATGTTGTAATGGAGAAATCAGATGACTATGTTGTTCTAAATGATATGTATCCCAAG GCGAAGAAACATGTCCTGGTTGTATCGAGATTGCAAGGACTTGATTCTCTTTCAGATGTTCGCAAAGAACATCTTTCTTTGTTGAAGACAATGCATTCTGCTGGGCTGAAATGGACTCGGATGTTCTTAAAGGAGGATGCTTCTTTGATGTTTAGACTTGGATATCACGTG GTTCCGTCAATGCGGCAACTTCATCTTCACGTCATAAGCCAAGATTTTGATTCTCCACGATTGCAAAACAAGAAACACTGGAACTCTTTCAACACTTCGTTCTTCCGCGACTCAACCGATTTGATCCAAGAAATCGAGAAGCACGGAGTGGCCAATATAAATGACGATGAGAGTCTGTTGAAAATGGAGCTGCGCTGCCACAGATGTCGAAGCGCACATCCCAATATCCCGAGACTCAAGTCGCACATAGCTCTCTGCAAGGCTTCCCTTCCTGCTTCACTTCTCGACAATGATCGACTTGTATCTGCATCGCCAAAAGGTTAA